The following proteins are co-located in the Chitinispirillum alkaliphilum genome:
- a CDS encoding group 1 glycosyl transferase has translation MKIAMLAPVAWRTPPRHYGPWELFTSLLTEQLVSMGFNVTLFATADSITRGNLNSVIPKGYEEDRSCDAKVCESLHISNCFQKAHNFDLIHNNFDFAPLCYTPFVSTPVLTTIHGFSSPRIIPVYKRFNKNSFYVSISDSDRSDQLQYVQTVYHGIDLSCFSFEPEGKDYLLFFGRIHHDKGTREAIEIAKRCNKKLLIAGPVQESSYFEQHVLPFIDNRNVLYLGSVGATERNRLLGGALALLHPINFDEPFGLSVIEAMACGTPAIAFKRGSMAELIEHGNTGFLVNSIEEAVRSVHLVSEIDRKKCRKTAEKRFSAGRMAAQYVEIYRNIIKGRLPERVETIGQYK, from the coding sequence ATGAAAATTGCTATGCTTGCTCCTGTGGCATGGAGAACTCCCCCACGCCATTATGGGCCCTGGGAGCTTTTCACCTCGCTGCTCACAGAACAACTCGTAAGTATGGGGTTCAATGTGACCCTTTTCGCCACAGCAGATTCAATTACCCGCGGAAACCTCAATTCCGTTATCCCCAAAGGCTATGAAGAAGACCGCAGTTGTGATGCAAAGGTATGTGAAAGCCTTCACATCTCAAATTGTTTCCAAAAGGCTCACAATTTCGATTTAATCCACAACAACTTCGATTTCGCACCACTTTGCTATACCCCTTTTGTATCAACACCAGTCCTGACCACAATACATGGATTCTCTTCACCACGTATCATCCCTGTTTATAAGAGGTTCAACAAGAACAGCTTTTATGTTTCAATCAGCGACTCAGATCGATCAGATCAGCTCCAGTATGTGCAAACGGTTTACCACGGAATAGATCTCAGCTGTTTTTCATTTGAACCTGAGGGTAAGGATTACCTGCTGTTTTTCGGGCGAATACATCATGATAAAGGAACCCGTGAAGCCATAGAGATTGCTAAGAGGTGTAACAAAAAACTTCTGATAGCAGGCCCGGTGCAGGAGAGCAGCTATTTTGAGCAGCATGTTCTCCCCTTTATTGATAATAGGAATGTTTTATATCTGGGAAGTGTGGGAGCCACAGAGCGTAATCGTCTTTTGGGCGGAGCTTTGGCTCTTCTTCATCCAATAAATTTCGATGAGCCATTTGGATTATCAGTCATAGAGGCCATGGCGTGTGGCACACCTGCAATCGCGTTCAAAAGAGGCAGTATGGCGGAACTGATAGAACATGGAAACACCGGATTTTTGGTCAATTCAATAGAAGAGGCTGTCCGAAGTGTTCATCTGGTTTCAGAAATTGACCGAAAAAAGTGCAGGAAAACTGCAGAAAAGAGGTTTTCAGCAGGTCGAATGGCCGCTCAGTATGTTGAGATTTACAGAAATATCATAAAGGGGCGCTTACCTGAGCGTGTTGAAACCATCGGTCAGTATAAGTAG
- a CDS encoding Ferric uptake regulation protein FUR encodes MLIEKKYRAECELFNKHLSENGIRKSAQRYSIMEVFLDAKHHITVAELLELVKEKHPQIGTATVYRTIKLFCEAGIAQEVDIGDGVLRYEHKYGHAHHDHLICNECGKFIEAQDEHIEKLQQQLAERHGFTPQSHRLQIFGICNECHNT; translated from the coding sequence ATGTTAATCGAGAAGAAGTACAGAGCAGAATGTGAACTTTTCAATAAGCATCTCTCAGAAAACGGGATTCGCAAAAGCGCTCAGCGCTACAGTATCATGGAAGTCTTTCTTGATGCGAAACACCACATAACTGTTGCGGAGCTGCTTGAACTTGTTAAAGAAAAACATCCCCAGATCGGTACGGCAACAGTCTACCGCACTATCAAGCTATTCTGTGAAGCGGGAATCGCTCAGGAAGTGGATATCGGGGATGGCGTTTTGAGATATGAGCACAAATACGGCCATGCTCATCACGACCACCTGATCTGTAACGAATGTGGCAAATTTATTGAAGCGCAGGATGAGCATATCGAAAAACTTCAGCAGCAACTTGCAGAACGCCACGGATTTACCCCTCAAAGCCACAGACTCCAGATTTTTGGCATTTGCAACGAGTGCCATAATACGTAA
- a CDS encoding chitosanase/beta-glucanase, translated as MTKWKVSSILATVLISASGLFAQNMPFPQAKTYPGTIKPAIDQHTLNAQTAAAYEEYKSRFLQKAKSTPGGYYIRSSNTAGSWDIVTVSEAHGWGMVIMTKMAGHDPEAKKIFDGMLALYDNHRNSLMGQNLMGWQVYGQVGSHETHTSQLNYQQRQQNSNAADGDLDIAYALLLAYKQWGDISYRTRAIAMLQDIRAYNIHPTTKHVLLGNWASYSGSEAHWYTRPSDWMGGHFRTFAEATGDSYWTDVANTIYDIYTKFQENDYVNYGLVSDFIRYDGTSAHSAPSDFLSERMERHPDKYFTNSVRVPWRVMADYALSGNQGAKSMLDNLNGFINSKIPTWSSVYEGYYLSGDPISTRAGGAAYLGPFVTATMAGTNQTRLTQGWNTLVATPTNDAYQAAIKLQCLLLMSGNWWHYNDVNTGIDPITFDTSGIYFDDFTGSSPHQTNISYQYGMEHLPSEPWEAGGWWYTYNTDESGSVTSASGEEITADNTIDMFDANANTMDVRINGGGTIEAGFPMDTMYDLTALTGLTVTAKGSGNLRISLLTDDSEPLEDDEFYGGYGTNIALTGEMTQHQILSALLGPRAYSKEATNGWSWDTHGASGVKGVRITSADGREVSATIASIKLNGSEITNETFGFSTPIEIDPVDGINVLSYGTWGVYFDELGSDGTINKNIENDSIASLNVVFDRKAFSEPEAYDTYVSLSGTFSGDFSDLTTVQITYTADQSFRLSLPLPGLTDGDGTAHFITLPVAEEPRTIVRPLSEFRQPAWVSSSEYYEETPMDPSLLEGVTFQLDSDSQGEIGGTITINSILFEGAVIDRVSILTDRRTVRSSNDILNIASRNRNLNISLNLVEAGMVEASLYNLDGRRVASLQRMLQAGNSTLDLNTAHLGTGVYMLRLKGNGAVHTQRINIVR; from the coding sequence ATGACCAAATGGAAAGTTTCCTCAATTCTGGCAACGGTCTTGATCTCTGCATCAGGTCTGTTTGCCCAGAACATGCCCTTTCCCCAGGCTAAGACTTACCCGGGGACTATCAAGCCGGCTATCGATCAGCATACACTGAATGCACAGACCGCAGCTGCCTATGAAGAATACAAGTCAAGGTTTCTCCAGAAAGCCAAAAGTACTCCCGGCGGCTACTATATACGATCATCCAACACCGCTGGTTCATGGGATATTGTAACTGTATCAGAAGCACATGGCTGGGGTATGGTAATAATGACCAAGATGGCAGGCCACGATCCGGAGGCAAAGAAAATTTTTGACGGCATGCTGGCACTCTATGACAACCACAGAAACAGCCTTATGGGCCAAAACCTTATGGGATGGCAGGTCTATGGCCAGGTTGGATCTCATGAAACCCACACAAGCCAGCTAAACTATCAGCAGAGACAGCAAAACTCAAATGCTGCCGATGGTGACCTCGATATCGCGTATGCTCTTCTTCTTGCCTACAAACAGTGGGGAGATATTAGCTACAGAACCAGAGCTATTGCAATGCTCCAGGATATAAGGGCATACAACATCCACCCCACTACAAAACATGTGCTCCTTGGGAACTGGGCATCATACAGCGGTAGCGAAGCGCATTGGTACACCCGCCCTTCAGACTGGATGGGTGGTCATTTCCGTACCTTTGCAGAAGCCACCGGAGACAGTTATTGGACAGATGTGGCAAATACGATTTATGATATTTACACCAAGTTCCAAGAAAACGATTATGTAAATTACGGATTGGTTTCTGATTTTATCAGGTATGATGGAACTTCTGCACACTCGGCCCCGTCAGACTTTCTCTCTGAACGCATGGAGCGTCATCCTGACAAATATTTCACCAATTCAGTCCGTGTCCCCTGGCGTGTCATGGCAGACTATGCACTTTCAGGAAATCAGGGAGCAAAGTCGATGCTTGATAACCTTAACGGTTTCATCAACTCAAAAATCCCGACCTGGAGCAGTGTATATGAGGGTTATTATCTCAGCGGAGATCCAATCAGCACACGTGCCGGAGGAGCAGCATACCTCGGACCCTTTGTAACTGCTACAATGGCAGGTACAAACCAGACCAGACTTACTCAGGGGTGGAACACTCTGGTTGCCACACCAACCAATGATGCCTACCAGGCAGCAATCAAGCTTCAGTGCCTGCTTTTGATGTCAGGTAACTGGTGGCACTACAATGACGTAAACACAGGTATTGACCCTATTACCTTTGATACCAGTGGAATCTATTTTGATGATTTTACCGGTTCTTCACCACATCAGACAAACATCTCCTACCAGTATGGAATGGAACATTTGCCTTCAGAACCCTGGGAAGCGGGTGGATGGTGGTACACTTACAACACCGATGAGTCAGGATCTGTAACAAGTGCTTCCGGAGAGGAAATCACCGCTGATAACACTATCGATATGTTTGATGCGAACGCAAACACCATGGATGTTAGGATAAATGGAGGCGGTACAATCGAAGCAGGGTTTCCAATGGATACAATGTATGACCTTACAGCTCTGACAGGGCTTACAGTTACAGCCAAAGGGTCAGGAAACCTCCGCATTTCACTGCTCACCGATGACAGTGAACCACTTGAAGATGATGAATTCTATGGTGGTTATGGTACCAATATCGCTCTGACCGGAGAAATGACCCAGCACCAGATTCTTTCTGCACTTCTTGGTCCCCGTGCTTATTCCAAGGAAGCTACCAATGGCTGGTCCTGGGATACTCATGGAGCAAGCGGTGTAAAAGGGGTTCGTATCACTTCCGCAGACGGGAGAGAAGTAAGTGCTACCATTGCATCAATAAAGCTTAATGGGTCAGAGATTACTAACGAGACCTTCGGATTTTCCACTCCGATAGAAATTGACCCTGTGGATGGAATAAACGTACTCAGCTATGGTACCTGGGGAGTATATTTCGATGAATTGGGTTCAGACGGTACTATAAACAAGAATATTGAAAATGACAGCATTGCATCTCTGAACGTGGTGTTTGACCGCAAAGCCTTCAGCGAACCTGAAGCTTATGACACCTACGTTTCACTTTCAGGCACATTTTCAGGTGATTTTTCAGACCTCACAACTGTTCAGATCACCTATACCGCGGATCAGTCATTCAGACTCTCTCTTCCGCTTCCTGGTCTGACAGACGGTGATGGAACCGCTCATTTTATCACACTTCCCGTGGCAGAAGAGCCCAGAACAATTGTAAGACCACTCTCTGAGTTCAGACAACCAGCCTGGGTTAGTTCTTCAGAATATTACGAAGAAACCCCAATGGACCCATCACTTTTAGAAGGTGTCACATTTCAGCTGGACAGTGACAGTCAGGGTGAGATCGGCGGAACTATCACCATCAATTCTATCCTGTTTGAAGGTGCGGTAATAGACAGGGTCTCCATATTGACTGACAGAAGAACAGTTCGCAGCAGCAATGACATCCTAAACATTGCAAGCAGAAACCGTAATCTTAACATCTCTCTCAACCTGGTGGAAGCTGGAATGGTTGAAGCCTCGCTGTACAATCTTGATGGCAGAAGGGTTGCCTCTCTGCAGAGAATGCTTCAGGCTGGCAACAGTACACTTGACCTGAACACAGCCCATCTTGGAACCGGTGTTTACATGCTTCGCCTTAAAGGTAACGGAGCTGTACATACTCAGCGGATCAATATCGTTCGCTGA
- a CDS encoding chitin deacetylase, translating to MNLFRKYVTVTLFSAGLALAGQGVGVYDYSDNMPPSRTHPSSESIPVEQVPMFISFGFDDNGINIPGQGVDWILNYLRDKTNPGTGNPGTYDGAPMRASFYVTSKYGKQWVYHNYPAIRQGWRALYEDGHEIGNHSDIHLGYWDNDLQKFFEFKGYDYTKEQWLAEELDPCHEFLIKPYGMNAQAHGLGMEESDIYGWRTPRLEWNNAVFEALVERGYVYDCSINSESDNDGTSNYWPFTMDEGHPFIDSVASFPGFWQLPCYQFMIPPNLQDKVGTASMTGLDYNVWARTDLGGKELTAAEFTRILKHTLDLRMAGNRAPMLIGLHSDIYSEQKDSDYPASGTYRDRQLAIERFVDYALETYPEVRFVPAIDVINWMRNPVSLSGELSVNTEKKTLKTICQ from the coding sequence ATGAATCTGTTCCGGAAATATGTGACTGTTACTCTTTTTTCAGCCGGGTTGGCTCTGGCCGGTCAGGGGGTGGGTGTGTACGATTATTCAGATAATATGCCTCCATCCAGAACTCATCCCTCCAGTGAGAGTATTCCTGTTGAACAGGTCCCCATGTTCATTTCTTTTGGGTTTGATGATAACGGAATAAATATACCAGGCCAGGGTGTGGACTGGATTCTCAATTACCTGAGAGACAAAACAAATCCCGGCACCGGAAACCCCGGCACCTATGATGGCGCTCCAATGAGAGCCTCATTCTATGTTACATCAAAATATGGTAAACAGTGGGTTTATCATAATTATCCTGCGATACGGCAGGGGTGGCGGGCTCTCTACGAAGATGGTCATGAAATCGGCAATCACAGTGATATTCATCTTGGGTACTGGGACAATGATCTGCAGAAATTTTTCGAATTCAAGGGATATGATTACACAAAAGAGCAGTGGCTGGCAGAGGAACTTGATCCCTGTCATGAGTTTTTGATAAAACCATATGGAATGAATGCCCAGGCTCATGGTTTGGGTATGGAAGAGTCTGATATTTATGGGTGGCGCACGCCTCGCCTTGAGTGGAATAACGCAGTCTTTGAGGCACTCGTTGAGAGAGGCTATGTCTATGATTGCAGTATCAACAGTGAATCCGATAATGATGGCACGTCAAATTACTGGCCTTTCACAATGGATGAGGGACACCCCTTTATCGACAGCGTGGCAAGTTTTCCGGGATTTTGGCAACTGCCATGCTATCAGTTCATGATCCCTCCAAACCTTCAGGATAAAGTGGGAACAGCTTCCATGACCGGACTTGATTACAATGTATGGGCACGTACCGACCTGGGAGGTAAGGAGTTGACTGCAGCTGAATTTACCAGGATACTTAAACACACTCTCGATTTGCGTATGGCCGGAAATCGTGCCCCCATGCTCATCGGTCTTCACAGTGACATATATTCAGAGCAAAAGGATAGTGATTATCCGGCCAGCGGTACCTACAGGGACAGACAGCTTGCTATAGAAAGGTTTGTGGATTACGCATTGGAAACATACCCGGAAGTGAGATTTGTCCCTGCTATCGATGTGATAAACTGGATGAGAAACCCTGTTTCGCTCAGTGGCGAGCTTTCGGTTAATACTGAAAAAAAAACATTAAAAACGATCTGTCAGTAA
- a CDS encoding chitin deacetylase: MKTDRIDEFGVGVYNYSDCVKASRVHPGSEVIPVEKVPMFIALGFDDNGIYDQKGNAAVYWIRDYLKDKINNSSGDQSSTFDQSPARATFYNTAHYGMKTVYWDHREVKAGWRRLYEEGHEIGNHGTMHVGYWDEDKEHITFNGRAYTKEEWLEKEIDPCHALLTQPCDLQQDKSVGIGIPEKQLYGWRTPRLEWNNELLSALCERGYIYDCSMVSDSGDDGANHLWPFTLDYGHPCDSSVGRFPGLWELPCYNYALPPGLRGKAGASSIPGLDYNVWTHKKYGGAEFTSPEFTEILKYNLDQRIHGNRAPMLVGLHADIYSDIKNKDYPRSGTARERQLAIENFIAYAIGTYPEVRIVRAVDVISWMRNPAALGG, encoded by the coding sequence TTGAAAACAGACAGGATAGATGAGTTTGGTGTGGGTGTTTACAATTATTCCGATTGCGTGAAGGCTTCCAGAGTTCATCCGGGAAGTGAGGTAATACCTGTAGAAAAAGTTCCCATGTTCATCGCGCTTGGCTTTGACGATAACGGAATTTATGACCAAAAAGGGAATGCTGCAGTTTACTGGATTCGGGATTACCTGAAAGATAAGATAAATAACTCCTCTGGAGATCAGAGCAGCACTTTTGATCAGAGCCCCGCCAGAGCTACATTTTACAATACCGCACATTATGGTATGAAAACTGTCTACTGGGATCACAGAGAGGTGAAAGCCGGCTGGCGCAGACTCTATGAAGAAGGGCATGAAATCGGCAATCACGGTACTATGCATGTAGGATACTGGGATGAGGATAAAGAACATATTACATTTAATGGAAGAGCGTATACAAAAGAAGAATGGCTTGAAAAGGAGATAGACCCCTGTCATGCCCTGCTCACACAACCTTGTGATCTCCAGCAGGATAAATCTGTCGGTATCGGTATCCCTGAAAAGCAGTTGTACGGCTGGCGTACTCCGCGTCTGGAGTGGAATAACGAGTTACTTTCGGCTCTGTGTGAGAGGGGTTATATCTATGACTGCAGTATGGTAAGTGATTCGGGTGATGATGGTGCAAACCATCTTTGGCCTTTTACTCTTGATTATGGTCACCCCTGTGACTCTTCTGTGGGACGTTTTCCCGGTTTATGGGAACTGCCCTGTTATAATTATGCTCTTCCGCCTGGTTTGAGAGGCAAAGCAGGAGCTTCATCCATTCCGGGGCTTGATTATAATGTGTGGACTCACAAAAAATATGGGGGAGCAGAGTTCACTTCGCCTGAATTCACCGAAATTCTTAAATATAACCTCGACCAGCGAATACATGGAAACCGGGCTCCTATGCTTGTCGGATTACATGCTGATATATACTCTGACATAAAAAACAAAGACTACCCCAGAAGTGGCACTGCAAGAGAGCGGCAACTCGCCATAGAAAATTTCATAGCATATGCAATTGGCACCTACCCTGAAGTGAGAATAGTTAGAGCTGTCGATGTAATCAGCTGGATGAGAAACCCTGCTGCACTTGGTGGTTAA
- a CDS encoding diguanylate cyclase has translation MIKTKKNYTIGVIMPSLHEGVQSLVWPGIADTAKKHGVKLVTYMATSQDQISSLDLHYTIIRDFVKNGALDGLITFTGAMAEHLGVDEVKEYCNSLSDFPIEGIALSVPNAPSVLVDNRIGIVQIVDHLVIKHKRKKIAFIKGPDGHEEAQERYEAYCEGLRKNNLPLREELVLPGQFLDVSGIEGVTTLIENNISFDALITADDETAFGALKELKRRGVKIPGDVAVAGFDDVTDAAYVSPALTTVRQPLYKQGKEALLAVLSACQGKKQESIFLSAEPVYRRSCGCFPEVADNTTEGRKNDISRNEAAQAVLNILAGLYDFSSDEVNISLEDMESHVNTIISSFIENVENDSGKEVFLNSVDHLLLEAEQKNITLTVVQGLLSAIAGFLPSLFKENRPAARANHLLQRAIVYVNEQAVRITQSHNMRIATQQLKIRETSQKLITTFEIERLLRIINTEFPELDISSLFVALYEDSSMPVLIDQWEYPKTSCLLLGYQGEKTYVFSEENRISFPSAKLFPHNYFDSQSIQNCVFLPLFFKNEHFGFIVFEYDQSHQFFMYEELRLHLSSAMKSSFLLEELKTQSIHDELTDLYNRRGFINLSNKLIKSAGNDRTAIWIYYVDLDGLKKINDTYGHEEGDFAISAAARILTNTFRKQDIIGRIGGDEFTVLVVTDPKQESERSILDRLQNNIDRFNEKIDKPYSISMSVGISRFTGNDGETLESVMKRADDLMLIGKREKKAERE, from the coding sequence ATGATCAAAACTAAAAAAAATTATACCATTGGTGTCATCATGCCCTCCCTGCATGAAGGTGTGCAGTCACTGGTCTGGCCGGGTATTGCGGATACAGCAAAAAAACATGGGGTCAAGCTGGTCACCTATATGGCAACGTCGCAGGATCAGATCAGCAGCCTCGATCTGCATTATACTATTATCAGAGATTTTGTGAAAAACGGGGCTCTCGATGGATTGATAACTTTCACCGGTGCAATGGCGGAGCATCTGGGAGTGGATGAGGTAAAAGAGTACTGCAACAGCTTATCTGATTTCCCCATTGAGGGAATTGCGTTGAGTGTGCCAAATGCACCCAGTGTTCTTGTTGATAACCGTATCGGCATAGTGCAGATTGTGGATCATCTGGTAATAAAGCACAAACGAAAAAAAATCGCTTTTATCAAAGGTCCTGATGGGCATGAAGAGGCACAAGAGCGCTATGAGGCATATTGCGAAGGACTGAGAAAAAACAATTTACCACTGAGAGAGGAGCTTGTTCTTCCGGGGCAGTTTCTGGATGTTTCAGGAATTGAAGGTGTTACAACTTTAATCGAGAACAATATCAGCTTTGATGCTCTCATTACAGCTGATGACGAGACTGCTTTTGGGGCATTGAAAGAGCTGAAAAGAAGGGGAGTGAAAATTCCGGGGGATGTGGCTGTGGCGGGATTTGATGACGTTACAGATGCTGCATATGTCTCCCCGGCACTTACCACTGTCAGACAACCTCTTTACAAACAGGGTAAAGAGGCTTTGCTTGCTGTTCTTTCTGCCTGTCAGGGTAAAAAGCAGGAAAGTATATTCCTCTCTGCTGAGCCCGTTTACAGAAGATCCTGCGGGTGCTTTCCGGAAGTTGCAGATAACACAACCGAAGGTAGGAAAAATGACATATCCAGAAATGAGGCTGCTCAGGCCGTTTTAAATATACTGGCCGGGCTCTATGATTTTTCTTCAGATGAAGTGAATATCTCACTGGAAGATATGGAATCACATGTTAATACTATAATCTCCTCATTCATTGAAAATGTCGAAAACGATTCCGGTAAAGAAGTTTTTCTCAATTCTGTTGATCATCTTCTTTTGGAAGCCGAGCAGAAAAATATCACTCTCACTGTCGTTCAGGGGTTGCTTTCTGCTATAGCAGGTTTCCTGCCATCTCTGTTTAAAGAGAACAGGCCTGCTGCAAGAGCTAACCACCTGTTGCAGAGAGCGATTGTGTATGTAAATGAACAGGCTGTGAGAATCACTCAGTCTCATAATATGAGAATCGCTACTCAGCAATTGAAAATCCGCGAAACATCACAAAAGCTTATCACTACTTTTGAAATCGAGAGGCTTTTGAGAATAATCAATACAGAATTTCCGGAACTTGATATATCGAGTCTTTTCGTTGCACTCTATGAGGATTCCTCAATGCCTGTACTGATTGATCAGTGGGAATACCCAAAAACTTCATGTCTGCTTTTGGGATATCAGGGTGAGAAGACCTATGTGTTTTCCGAAGAGAACAGAATATCATTTCCCTCTGCGAAACTTTTTCCTCATAATTACTTTGATTCACAATCAATACAAAACTGTGTTTTTCTGCCTCTGTTTTTTAAAAATGAACACTTTGGGTTTATTGTGTTTGAGTATGACCAGAGCCATCAGTTTTTTATGTACGAGGAGCTTCGTTTGCACCTGAGCAGTGCAATGAAAAGTTCTTTTCTCCTTGAAGAGCTCAAAACCCAGTCGATTCACGATGAACTCACCGACCTTTATAACCGGAGAGGGTTCATAAATCTATCAAATAAGCTGATAAAATCGGCAGGCAATGACAGAACCGCAATATGGATCTATTATGTTGATCTCGACGGATTGAAAAAAATCAACGACACTTACGGGCATGAAGAGGGGGATTTTGCGATTTCTGCCGCCGCCCGTATCCTTACCAATACATTCAGAAAACAGGATATAATCGGAAGAATCGGGGGGGATGAATTTACTGTGCTCGTTGTAACTGATCCAAAACAGGAGTCTGAGAGAAGCATCCTCGACAGACTTCAGAACAATATTGATCGCTTCAATGAGAAGATCGATAAACCCTACTCTATATCAATGAGCGTGGGTATAAGCCGCTTTACCGGTAATGATGGGGAAACACTGGAATCGGTGATGAAAAGGGCCGATGATTTGATGTTAATAGGGAAAAGGGAGAAAAAGGCAGAAAGAGAGTAG
- a CDS encoding Methyl-accepting chemotaxis protein, with amino-acid sequence MGIRRKLALVISGIMILLIVVVGILTRMSQNRLLNITINNNMESIVSLVNDVLYQKALQASSVGFTIANLPVVRKSVMEMERDAVVEQIVPVYDALRAELGVSVIHIRAPYNVSFLRAHNIERYGDSTSRQAVLSATDQKKPITGFERGNYGMGMRGWVPIMDESRVIGNVETNIDFTSELLEEIKKISNVDLAVYVPGEQGYSRLTETGGFTTDVNPQLLLTAEKGMSEIWLDRDGAQVLFPVKGYEGDLLAIIRVLMDISEYNSQITSESRRLVTVMFVLGLIATIIICSLVSVLLKPVGVTTAMLKDISEGNGDLTRRLEVRSKDEIGELSGYFNKFIEKLQSLILSVTGNADTVANASSELSATSTHISANAEEIRAQTSTVASATEQATTNISSISSAAEEMSFSTNTVASAIEEMSASLNEVSRNCQKELQIAAQANVHAKNSKEVMDKLGIAAKSIGKVVEVINDIADQTNLLALNATIEAASAGEAGKGFSVVANEVKELAKQTAQATQEIEGQITDMQSNTESAVKAIEAVSMVIEEVNSISQTIVSAVEEQSATINEIAQNVSGVSAGAQEVSKNVSESATGLTEVSSTIAGVNNAVADTAKEIGQVKLRAAELAKLSENLKLLLGQFRI; translated from the coding sequence ATGGGAATAAGGCGAAAATTAGCTCTGGTTATAAGTGGGATAATGATATTGTTGATCGTGGTTGTTGGCATCTTAACCCGGATGAGCCAGAACAGGTTGCTGAATATTACGATAAACAACAATATGGAATCAATTGTTAGTCTGGTCAATGATGTTCTTTATCAAAAGGCTTTGCAGGCAAGTTCGGTTGGCTTCACTATTGCAAACTTGCCCGTTGTAAGAAAGTCGGTAATGGAAATGGAAAGAGATGCAGTTGTTGAACAGATTGTTCCTGTCTACGATGCATTAAGGGCTGAATTGGGTGTCTCAGTAATTCATATAAGAGCACCGTATAATGTGTCATTTCTAAGGGCGCACAACATAGAACGTTATGGTGACTCTACTTCCAGACAAGCTGTTCTTTCCGCTACAGATCAGAAAAAACCCATCACAGGTTTTGAGAGAGGGAATTACGGAATGGGAATGCGAGGGTGGGTTCCCATAATGGATGAGAGTAGAGTGATAGGAAATGTAGAAACTAATATTGATTTTACATCTGAACTTCTGGAAGAAATAAAAAAAATATCCAATGTTGATTTGGCTGTATACGTGCCTGGTGAACAGGGCTATTCTCGATTGACAGAAACAGGCGGATTTACAACAGATGTGAATCCTCAACTCTTGTTAACTGCTGAGAAAGGGATGAGTGAGATATGGTTAGACAGAGATGGGGCACAGGTGTTATTCCCAGTGAAAGGTTATGAAGGTGATCTGTTAGCAATTATAAGAGTTCTTATGGATATATCCGAATACAATTCTCAGATAACCTCTGAAAGCAGGCGTCTGGTGACTGTTATGTTTGTCCTGGGGCTCATTGCTACTATAATTATTTGCTCTTTAGTGAGCGTTCTGCTCAAACCTGTGGGTGTAACTACTGCTATGTTAAAGGATATTTCTGAGGGAAACGGTGATCTTACCAGACGCCTTGAAGTCAGGAGCAAAGATGAAATAGGAGAGCTCTCGGGTTATTTCAATAAATTCATAGAAAAGCTTCAGTCTCTTATTCTATCTGTAACCGGTAATGCAGATACTGTTGCAAATGCCTCTTCAGAGCTTTCTGCAACTTCCACTCATATCTCCGCCAATGCAGAAGAGATACGTGCCCAGACATCAACCGTGGCTTCGGCTACAGAGCAGGCAACCACGAATATTAGTTCCATTTCCTCAGCAGCAGAAGAAATGTCTTTTTCAACAAACACCGTTGCCAGCGCTATCGAAGAGATGAGCGCATCGCTCAATGAAGTATCTCGAAATTGTCAAAAAGAGCTTCAGATTGCTGCCCAGGCTAATGTACATGCAAAGAACAGTAAGGAGGTAATGGATAAACTTGGCATTGCCGCTAAATCAATTGGGAAAGTGGTGGAGGTGATAAACGATATCGCAGATCAAACAAATCTTCTTGCGCTTAATGCCACAATTGAAGCTGCATCTGCTGGTGAAGCGGGGAAAGGATTTTCTGTTGTTGCAAACGAAGTCAAAGAACTCGCCAAACAGACTGCACAAGCAACACAGGAAATAGAGGGGCAGATTACGGATATGCAATCAAATACCGAATCTGCTGTCAAGGCGATTGAGGCGGTTTCGATGGTAATAGAAGAAGTAAATAGCATATCTCAGACTATTGTGAGTGCTGTTGAAGAGCAAAGTGCCACAATAAATGAAATAGCACAAAATGTAAGCGGTGTAAGTGCCGGTGCACAGGAAGTATCAAAAAATGTTTCGGAATCTGCAACAGGACTTACAGAAGTATCTTCCACAATTGCCGGTGTAAACAATGCTGTTGCAGATACTGCAAAAGAGATTGGACAAGTTAAATTGAGGGCTGCTGAACTGGCGAAGCTGTCGGAAAATCTAAAACTCCTATTGGGACAGTTTAGGATATAA